The following are from one region of the Corynebacterium hindlerae genome:
- a CDS encoding lysophospholipid acyltransferase family protein — protein MQNKWYWTFKNILFGPLLRVYNRPSITGLDNIPASGGVILASNHQAVMDSFYLPLLCPRQIQFPAKQEYFIGEGFVGKLQKWFFTSVGQIPIDRSSGDTAQAAMEAGKKVVENGDVFGIYPEGTRSPDGRIYRGKTGVARIAFATGAPVVPVAMIGSRNANPIGSWVPRPAKVRINVGAPIDPLKFARDRGIDPESYETLRAFTDHVMHTLADLAGKPYVDVYAAEVKKSLEAGLGYPPNALPE, from the coding sequence ATGCAGAATAAGTGGTACTGGACGTTCAAGAATATTCTTTTTGGCCCACTACTGCGCGTGTACAACAGGCCGAGCATCACCGGGCTGGACAACATCCCAGCCTCTGGTGGCGTGATCCTTGCATCCAACCATCAAGCCGTGATGGATTCTTTCTATCTTCCGTTGCTGTGTCCACGTCAGATCCAGTTCCCGGCGAAGCAGGAATACTTTATCGGGGAAGGGTTCGTCGGAAAGCTGCAAAAGTGGTTCTTCACTAGCGTGGGGCAAATTCCGATCGACCGCAGCTCGGGCGACACGGCGCAAGCTGCGATGGAGGCTGGCAAGAAGGTCGTCGAAAATGGTGACGTGTTCGGAATCTACCCGGAAGGGACGCGTTCCCCTGACGGTCGCATTTACCGTGGTAAGACCGGAGTCGCTCGAATCGCGTTTGCGACTGGTGCCCCTGTGGTTCCGGTGGCAATGATCGGATCGCGTAACGCCAACCCCATCGGATCGTGGGTGCCTCGCCCCGCGAAAGTGCGGATTAATGTGGGGGCGCCGATCGATCCCCTCAAGTTCGCGCGTGACCGTGGCATCGACCCGGAAAGCTACGAAACTCTACGGGCATTCACTGACCATGTAATGCACACGCTCGCTGATCTAGCAGGGAAGCCTTACGTTGATGTGTACGCTGCAGAGGTGAAGAAATCACTCGAGGCTGGGCTCGGGTACCCACCCAACGCACTGCCCGAATAA